DNA from Gracilinanus agilis isolate LMUSP501 chromosome 3, AgileGrace, whole genome shotgun sequence:
TCTATAAAGCTATGTTAGACTGTGTTTCATTAAATGGGGCCCAGAGATTTGACTCAAGATAAATACTGTCAATAGTTCAGGGCAATTAATGAAATGCTATACTATATCCTCCACTACTGTAACACTTATTTCACGATTGTAAAAAGGTGATTTTAGGGGATGGGACTAGATGGTTAATATAGGTCAGTATCAGAAGATTTAACAGGTTTAGGAAGGCTAACAGAACCAGTGTTAATAGGTTAACTGTGGGTTGATAGACTGATGGCACCCCATTCCAGGAAGAGCCTGTCCTGAGGTAACTTAACACACAGACCACTCAATAAAAGTGATAGATGTTGGGTTTATTATAATAAGGAAAGGtggaaagggaatttggataaccCTACACTAATAATATCAACTACCTAAACCCCCAGATCTAAATATCTTATCACCAAGAGTCTTCACAGAGTTTGATCTCTACGCTGATCTCCCTATCTAATATatgttataaaaaagaatataaataatctGAGTAAGGTCAAATGAAAATGCAaattgggtgtgaggaaggataaagggtgATATAggagattataaggtgattggaggaggaatgaaggtaagggaagatatattggagataaaggaaaaggtatgtaggagagggcagctcaaacaggtttattcccagaggtttgaggcagaggatacagggaggaaattagggccagtcagaaatgtttaggtttgactggagggtttctcttgttatttTCTCCAGTCTCTCAAGGGAGGAGtagagagggcccctccctgccagtcaaactgatggctggaggaagtcttgaaggtgggtaaATACCTGCGAAGATGGATGCCCgagttttctcaagaaataaaagaaaatgattccttcctcttgagcccttgtcttaattttcgacacaatgactcaccacagggtttgaataggtaacaaggggatttattaatactagggtcagtcagaagggggaaGGGGTTCAGGGCTTTCTAACTGCTGccagggagaggggtgagggtggggatgggtcatggagaggtttagacagagagagcccggcgctcccagtcaggaagatttggctgccttttaagtaaagtctttatcaaatctaggagtaacttatttgaggatactctactagcctatagaaactaaacccacaatgtctattCACCAAGCCCTCcgttccaaccagaacccaaaggaaaatcagggaaggggagggatggagatgggagatcagggagaggtccagagaaatgagataggtccaaatttccccaaaacaaaataagcacaggccaaggccgaagcaattaggccaaagccaaaaggccaaagcaaaaacctccagccacagcgaaagccagaaggcaaaagccccgtcagttggaacttcacctctatttatagcattaagttctaactgactttctgaacattctaagatgtttaactgactttttgtgaccgttagaaattacagaagcaaaaagcttCTTTTAGCTACCTTGCATTACATATATTCCAGTCCCTAATCTGGATAAATTTACACTAAACCAAACCCCCCTTTTAATGGTAATGGAGAAGTGGTCTATGGCAGGTTACCTGGGCCTAGAGAAAAGATCTTGGATCCACAAGGACCCCACACCTGATCTTACAGACAGCTGGTCCAAAAGACTCAGGATCATACTAGGAACTCAGTAGATCATAACAATTAGCAGGTAAGCAAGTAGGATGGGAGATTAAAGTAGTACAAACACCAAGGAAAGTAGCCAGTTTTCTCCAAGCCAAACCAGAGAAAAACAACACACCTTCCAGGTAACTGTCTGAACCCACTTTTTcattctagaattctctccctgttAGTCTCATGCCTCTGCCCTCTGCAAACTTACTTAAACCCTCTCTTCTTTATAACACTACTACTGTCATTTGATGGGCActgaaataggggaatggggaAGTCTGGAAATACTTGATATGACAGTTAAACACTCAACTTATCCAGGGAAACCAATTAAATATTTGTGAGTCAATTGGGGTTATAATGAGACAGTAGGAAGCAacataaaaggattttaataataacataaagGTAGGGCAAATGGGAATGGGGCAAAAACAACTCTTAACCACTATAGGAGGGAAGATATAGGGGTTAGGTTgtccaggaaatcagggcagggaagataaaacttacaCTACACTATACTAGATTAAATACAAGCTTGACAGGGTTTGGGGATCTCACTATTTGCTCCAATGATGTTCTCTGCTGTCCCAGGGTCCAGGATGTTGGTACAGTCTACTAactccactgggtcactccaataggctATCACAGATCTAGAGGCCCATCCAAAGCtgttgatccagacctattttgtAGTTCCTCAAGTGGGGCTTCTTCAGTGAGATCAGGCCACAAGCTCTTCCACCAATGGCAAACCTTCCAATTGTCACAGTGTTCAAAAGTGCTGTGCCCTTTCTGCCAtattccaaaagcccttagaatgttcaaATCGAGCTTGCATTTTCAAATAtgcttttctaaattttacactTACCTACCTtaccttattccttattacagcacaatctgaatttttaaaaaatgattgagtTTTATTTAACTATGAAGCATTTTTTTCCAACCCACTTCCCCCCACACACAAGAAAACAAGAATTCTTGAATTACCTaagcacagtcaagcaaaacttTCCCTTATTGGTCATGCCTAAAAATGCATTTCTTATTCTGCATGTTGGtccatcatttttctttcataaggTGGGCAATGTTCTCCTTTATCAGTCCTCtagaatcatggttgatcatagTCCTTAAAAgcttttccaaattgtttattttttataatattaatatgattgtataaattgtttttctactTTGGGTtatttcactctgcgtcagtatattatacaaatctttccatgtctcttttgaaatcatcttcttcctcatttcttacagtacaatattaatccattatattcatatatcacaaattattcattctccaattaatggccatctccttagtttccagggttttttttaatatcacacacacacacacacacacacacacacacacacacacacacacacaaagctagctactctaaatatttttgtatatacagaacattttccatatttttcagtaTCTGAGATGTAGACTTAACagtggtattattgggtcaaagagCATGCATAGTTTGGTAACTTTTGGCATTATGCTAATCTTAATAGATTGGTGAAGGATATGTGATTGCCAAAGGCCACTGAAGTTCAGAAGAATCACTGTTCTTGGGCTAGAGGAAGTGCTTTCATCTGACTGATTACTCTATACCCCAAAGAACCTCCCTGCCTCCTGCCACTGTCATTGATATGACTGTTCCATTTGAGAACAGATATTCTACTTTTGAATcagtggtggggaggggggtTGGGTATTCttgaaaaaattgtaaaatattacATAGTGCATCAGCATCTAGCCCCAGAAGGCTATAGAATTTATAGTAATCAGATGATTATGAGGGAAGGatgatgaatttcttttttattattttagcaagGATCTTTAAACCAAAAGTAACTTGTTTTCCTATTGCAGTCATTTGTCTTGctgtttttatatcatattcaGATGTTAACTTTCATTTCTCATGTTTTTTGAGTACCTATGATAAtactatttttttcactttaaggTAATGGCTGTTTAAGGTCCAATCTGTTATCACTGTGTCTAGATTTGGCCACATTAGTGCCAACTAGGGAGCAATATTAGTCaagttaataaacattcattattttGTGCCAGAGATACAAAAGGTGAAAACAGTCACTGATTTTAAGGAGCTAACAATCCAATGAAGGAGATAACATGCCAAGAACTCTATATAAACAAGCTATTAAAGCCTTAAACCTGCACTAAGTCTTTTGGGACAGACTATAAGGCTATTTTAGAGGTAATTTCTGAGAGAACATAGGTGTATTAAAGACATTTAGGAAAGGCTTTAAGTCCAGTAGTGTGTGTATTTCATCTACAACTGAGTCTGAGAATAGCTAAGATACAAGGTAGTGATTCTTTGGGAATTTAGATCCATTAGGGTGAGAGCCAGGTGGTATGAGGTGGCAAGATTAGACAGTGTATATATAGCATAATTTTGGGGAAGATTTAAATGATGACCTTGAAACACAGATAGTGATTAGATCATAGGAAGTTAATATTTTCACTGTATAACACATTGCTTAGACTTTTGTTACAGTGAttgctttgctttttttatttgtattcccaatgcttagcacactgACTGTCACatagtatttgataaattcagatttatattaacaaaataaacaagatTCAAAAGTTTAAGTTTAAAAAGCCAGACTGACCTGtagctttcctttcctccccctttctcAGCACAGtcataatagaaagaaaattgtGCTTTCTATTCTTTGTTCTGCTGTCATAGCATttgcaatatataatataataataataataataataataataataatctctgtATTCCTTCTCTGCAGATTGTACAGTGATTAAACTGCAGACATTTGTTTCCCCAGAGGACATTTGGAAAAGTTTCCAAATCAAACCCATATCCACATTATTTTCATAAATGATCAGCTTCACTATTATTCAGAACAGCTCACGTGGTaaatgagcacacacacacaaagaacatCACCTGTATCTACCCTAAGCAAATCGAAGTTTAGGTAGAGAAATGGACTTTCTTTGTTTGAGGCATATAtgggtgtttttttcttttccccctttggcAGCTGGAGAGATGGGagcatttttttccctatttttttttttttttaaataggagatGGGGCTTGTGTGGGCAGGCCTAAAGTTGGAGCAGGATTTGCTGGTGTTCTCGCTTCTACTGTCCTTGCCTGAGCCTAGTCCTAAAATTCTTCAGATTCAAGAGGCTAACGCCAAGGCTGGGGCTGGGCTTGGGGAGGAGATGGTGCAGGCCGAGGCCTCTTTCAGTTTTTCAGTCAGCATGTATTTACTAAGCAATTAATCTAGGTTATGCTGTGGTCAGACGCTGAgtaaaacagttcctgccctcaagtagttCACAGTGGAATGGGGGAGACGATACGCAAACAATTAATGGAAGGACAAGGCTTAGACTAGATGAATTCGGAATaataagggaaagaaaactagcatTCTTTTCAAAAGTTGCTGTCATTTGCTCCCAGCAAGAGGGGTTCGGTACTATAGTCACAACATGAAGTAAATAGCAAGAGAAATGATTCTCCGGAGTTTCTGCGCAGGCTCCTTTCGATCGCTTCTGCACCAATCACAACACCCCAAGCGATGTGTTGTCTCCTTTTTTCCCCGCCTCCTGCTTCTTTCCCCAACGCGTTCTATAGGGCGCGAGTGACGTCATCGCGCTCCAGAGTGTGTAACGATATTACGCACAGCGTGCACCGGAAAAAGAATTTCGCCTTCCGTTTTTTGTTCGGCGGTTCTGGCGGCGGTCCTGTATTTGTCGCGACTTCTCCTCTTCCTCGGCAACCCAACCTCTCACCGTGGTCTGTGATGGGGCGCACGTCGAAAGACAAGCGTGATGTCTACTACCGGCTGGCCAAGGAGGAGGGCTGGCGGGCTCGCAGCGCCTTCAAACTTCTCCAGCTGGATGAGGAGTTCCAGCTCTTCAGCGGTGTGAGTCGGGCTGTGGATCTCTGCGCCGCCCCCGGGAGCTGGAGTCAGGTGCTGAGTCGCAAGCTCGGGGAGGATGGGTCCCCGGCCTGCATCGTAGCTGTGGATCTGCAGGCCATGGCGCCCTTGCCCGGGGTGGTGCAGATTCAAGGTGACATCACCAAAGCATCCACGGCGCAGGAGATTATCGGGCACTTTGAGGGGGAGCCTGCCGATTTGGTAGTATGTGATGGCGCCCCTGACGTCACTGGGCTGCACGACATTGACGAGTACATCCAGGCCCAGCTTCTTCTGGCGGCCCTCAACATAGCCATTCATGTCTTGAAGCCCGGTGGGAGCTTCGTAGCCAAGATCTTCCGAGGCCGGGACGTCACCCTACTCTACTCCCAGCTTCGCATCTTTTTCCCGGAAGTGGTGTGTGCCAAGCCCCGGAGCAGCCGTAACTCCAGCATTGAAGCCTTCGCTGTGTGCCGCGGCTTTGCGCTCCCGAAAGGCTACGTGCCCAGCATGCTGAACCCCCTGCTGGACCACAGCTACCACGGGGACTTCAACCAGCTCGAGGGCCCCACAAGGGTCATCGTGCCCTTTCTGGCATGTGGGGACCTGAGTGCTTATGATTCAGACCGCACCTACCCACTGCAGCTGGAGGGGGCCCATGAGTACAGGTACACGCCACCAGCACAGCCACCCATCAGCCCGCCCTACCAAGAGGCCTGCAAACTCAAGAAGTCTGGGTGTCTGGGTCGGTGCACACTGCACCCTGAGTTTTTGTCCGATTCCCAGGAGCAGGGATCCACTGAGTCTGAGGAGGATAGCGAGGATGAGAGCTACAAGGATAGTGACAAGGAGGAGAGCGACAAGGAGGGTGAGGAGGAGGGCGAGGAGGAGGGTGAGCAAGCTCCTGACCAAGCCTCCGACTCCCTCACCCAGGACCCCTAGGGaggagtccccccccccccaaaaggacCTCAGTAAACATTCTTATAGCTTCCAAGGACTGTAATCCTCTAGATGCAAGCTTTTCCCTTGATTATTTCTCCTACTTGTTGGGTAAACTTAAAGGGCTTGGGACTTTGCCAGAGCCGTAGTTAAGATTGATAgacgtgtttgtgtgtgtttatgtgcctttttatttacaattaaataaattttcttatttatgttaAATTTGACCATTTTCTtcataatgaaaattaatttcattaatgtCTTTTTTATATTGATTAAATTCTTCTCAATATCTCTCCTCCCAGAGAGGCACTCTCTatataatagtttttatttttattttttatagtaaaGGGAAGATGGGGGCATATAGGTACactttagtggatagagagactgaggtcctatgttcaaatttggtctctgacacttcctagctgggtaccCTGGGCAAGAAACTTTAACTCCATTCCCTATcttttatggctcttctgccttagaaccaatacataggattgattctaagatggagtgtGACAgggctatttatttttaaagagaagagaaaaagaatcagtAAAACTTATCACTACTTTgcaaaactgggaaaaaatgcaAACTTCTGTACCCCGGAAGGCTCCCAATTTTACAGAGTAATAGGGGAAGATATTTTCTAATATATCttggagtaatttttttttttttttgtaattctataGCATTCACTTTaaattgttttgtggttgttcttaTCTATATTTGAGTTACAGGAGTAGTTTGGCATTTGCTTCCTTTAATAGGAATTAACCAAAGTGCTTTTTGATTGGCAGTTGAGTGACTTGTAATcctaacccttactttctaattCCTGTTGAtgcatgtttttctttgtttaaatttAGATAATTAGGTACACATAGTTGCAAAATCATCACACTAACTCAGATCcgattttttgttgtttctggaGAAACAGGCTGTGAGAAGTATGGGATTATTTgctacttcctttccttttgcagCTAACTGCATAATATAAGACTTGGGAAAGAGGGAGTTAACCAGGTATTTTCTtcttagacaatgggggttaagtgacttgcccagggtcacacagctgggatgtgtctgaggtcagatttgaacctaggacctcacatctctaggcctggctctcatccactgagctatccagctgcccctgacgaagtattttaatgtaacaactaaataaaataaaataattaaaacccAACAAGGAGTCAGGACATGCCCAGGCTTCAGCAGCAGATCTACAAAGAGTCATATTACTGCAAACTCCTTGTTACCGAGATGCCCTACTTCTATGTGAGGAACTTCCTTTCTGTAGCCTGCAAacacttgtttgttttttatccctGAACCCTGTGTCTCACCCATATACCTGAGGGTTTTTCAATTTTGAgagtttctttaaaatttttttttattctgatatAATTCCCAAGCTTTTTGGAcatttattcacttttgtaaaattttatttcaggTTGGTTAGtttcaaaattttaaagtctGAAATAAACACCTACATTGATTTTATTATGCAATTAACTAATCcttaaaagcaaaggaaatggcaaatattcCCATACTTCTCACATgtaattatattcaaaataaatcaaaattcaaatgagttaacatttctaaagttctttacaaactttaaagcactatataaagcatggtatatatatatatgctggtAAAACTATAAATTGATAAGTCTTATGATTTTATCATTAGATGACTTTTATAAGCCTTTACAACTTTTAGTCTGTGAGCCTAAGAATCCTAAGATCCTAAGATATGTAATTTGTTATATTTCTATCTAtaacatactttaaaaattatacttaaatgATTCAGTAGTTGTATGACACATGAATCTGTCAGTAGGAGCATTCCCTTTGTGGCAGATCTATTGTCCTTTCAGCTGGTaatatttttgtctatatttCTGTAAATCACATAGAATTTAACACTTTCTTCCTTTGGTGAAGGTCAGTGAAAAGAGATCTAAGTTTGGATTTAGATGATTTGAGCTTGAATTTCTACCCACTAAGTACCTAACAAATTTGGGGAAATCATTTCACTTATGTCGTTATTGCTTTGACAgatgaagaggagaggagggaagaagatccTTCAGGAATCCTCTAAATGCTTCTCCAAGCCTCTGAGTTTCCTCCTAGTTTTTCAGCATCATCTGCTttgggagaaggaaaatggggataatgctgATGAGGCAAGGCAAAGAAACAAGCTGTGGCTTCTTGGGATTGTCTCTACCTGCTctgtaatagctagcatttataaagggctttgccACTTTTTTATTTCCACAGCCACCATGGGTGATATCCtgattttatagttaaggaaacttaAGTAGGATAAGTGGTTTGTCTgggatcatacagctattaagtgtctggggcttg
Protein-coding regions in this window:
- the FTSJ1 gene encoding putative tRNA (cytidine(32)/guanosine(34)-2'-O)-methyltransferase; its protein translation is MGRTSKDKRDVYYRLAKEEGWRARSAFKLLQLDEEFQLFSGVSRAVDLCAAPGSWSQVLSRKLGEDGSPACIVAVDLQAMAPLPGVVQIQGDITKASTAQEIIGHFEGEPADLVVCDGAPDVTGLHDIDEYIQAQLLLAALNIAIHVLKPGGSFVAKIFRGRDVTLLYSQLRIFFPEVVCAKPRSSRNSSIEAFAVCRGFALPKGYVPSMLNPLLDHSYHGDFNQLEGPTRVIVPFLACGDLSAYDSDRTYPLQLEGAHEYRYTPPAQPPISPPYQEACKLKKSGCLGRCTLHPEFLSDSQEQGSTESEEDSEDESYKDSDKEESDKEGEEEGEEEGEQAPDQASDSLTQDP